One genomic window of Polyangium aurulentum includes the following:
- a CDS encoding DUF2169 domain-containing protein: protein MKLGVLTRTFELDRKHYFVPTILVLCDLGPERRLLPEFDMWRLSATELGKEAVLDECMPKQRGEILVHGRCFTAGRVPRTAASVRAKVGPIDKKLYVIGDRTWRRDGVPGDPEPFTEMPIRYTHAFGGEGYPLNPIGIGVAPVKENGREVHRMPNIELPDKLIKSKSDRPVPAGFGPYDLLWAQRWPKVGTYDVRWMREQLPGMAKDMDLSMWNAAPDDQKLPSGYFEGNEELLLENMHPDKPRIEGRLPGVVGRCFVTQRGAEGEVFREIPLRLDTVQIFPHHERCILSFRGLWQIAEDDADDIVHMLIGCDDRSAPRPVEHYRAVLERRLDPKREATEVFRDGDLLPPDGPSKGGGGGEIEAMFDLTRSENLLQKNLAERARREAERTRAALVEAGADPDALPAVESPKLVEGPSFEDLPSFMERSASDLDEAKRKMDAAQEKALADTRQRYAAAGIDYDAEVRKMQREAAGPPKISADKEMERLRDIQTLCRNANVATPDLDAMLDDPGTEQRFRQAEEEARNGYRMGVHLAEYRPDRIAEPARSELRRRVAAAHAEGKSFARLDLCGADLSEMDLVGADFTDAFLENAILSKANLRGARMTRAVLAGSDLSEADFSGADLAEANLGAANVKSAKLDGVTLTGAILSKSDLTGASLDGVTFELADLSDVVLDGAVLTRTRFDKCILKGNQLRGCDLRETTFCHAMLVEVDLRSANFANAILEHATLVRCTLDGASFLNANLRGMRLAEPCSFIGAELRGAAMDSATLREADFSRADFSGATLSSSDMSKCVLREANLYRVIAKNTLFMRADFTGASLVAANLEGAILLKAKLGRADFKGANLFRADLLRAVGDDKTSFVEANVKQVRVSPKETAAAGRLTTVDPTAQQKAPTSPGTSPKESGG, encoded by the coding sequence ATGAAGCTCGGGGTCCTCACGAGGACGTTCGAGCTCGATCGCAAGCACTACTTCGTCCCGACGATCCTGGTCCTGTGCGATCTCGGCCCGGAGCGGCGCCTTCTGCCCGAGTTCGACATGTGGCGCCTGTCGGCCACCGAGCTCGGCAAGGAGGCGGTGCTCGACGAGTGCATGCCCAAGCAGCGCGGCGAGATCCTCGTGCACGGCCGCTGCTTCACGGCGGGCCGCGTGCCCCGCACGGCCGCGTCGGTGCGGGCCAAGGTCGGCCCCATCGACAAGAAGCTCTACGTCATCGGCGACCGCACCTGGCGCCGCGACGGGGTCCCGGGCGATCCGGAGCCGTTCACCGAGATGCCCATCCGCTACACGCACGCGTTCGGCGGCGAGGGCTATCCGCTCAACCCCATCGGCATCGGCGTCGCGCCCGTCAAGGAGAACGGCCGCGAGGTGCACCGGATGCCGAACATCGAGCTTCCGGACAAACTGATCAAGTCGAAGTCCGACAGGCCCGTGCCGGCCGGGTTCGGGCCGTACGACCTGCTCTGGGCGCAGCGCTGGCCGAAGGTCGGCACGTACGACGTGCGCTGGATGCGCGAGCAGCTCCCGGGGATGGCGAAGGACATGGACCTCTCCATGTGGAACGCCGCGCCCGACGATCAGAAGCTGCCCTCGGGCTACTTCGAGGGGAACGAGGAGCTTTTGCTCGAGAACATGCACCCGGACAAGCCGCGCATCGAGGGGCGGCTGCCGGGGGTCGTGGGGCGCTGCTTCGTCACGCAGCGCGGGGCCGAGGGCGAGGTCTTCCGCGAGATCCCCCTGCGCCTCGACACGGTGCAGATCTTCCCGCACCACGAGCGCTGCATCCTGTCGTTCCGTGGCCTGTGGCAGATCGCCGAGGACGACGCCGACGACATCGTGCACATGCTCATCGGCTGCGACGATCGCTCGGCGCCCCGGCCCGTGGAGCACTACCGCGCCGTGCTCGAGCGCAGGCTCGATCCGAAGCGCGAGGCGACCGAGGTGTTCCGCGACGGCGACCTGTTGCCGCCCGACGGCCCGAGCAAGGGCGGCGGGGGCGGCGAGATCGAGGCGATGTTCGATCTCACCCGCTCGGAGAACCTGCTGCAGAAGAACCTCGCCGAGCGCGCGCGCAGGGAGGCCGAGAGGACGCGCGCCGCCCTCGTCGAGGCGGGCGCAGATCCGGACGCCCTGCCCGCCGTCGAGTCCCCCAAGCTCGTCGAGGGGCCGTCGTTCGAGGACCTCCCGAGCTTCATGGAGCGCTCCGCGAGCGATCTCGACGAGGCCAAGCGCAAGATGGACGCGGCGCAGGAGAAGGCCCTCGCGGACACCCGGCAGAGGTACGCCGCCGCGGGCATCGACTACGACGCAGAGGTCCGCAAGATGCAGCGCGAGGCCGCAGGGCCGCCCAAGATCTCGGCGGACAAGGAGATGGAGCGGCTGCGCGACATCCAGACGCTCTGCCGCAACGCGAACGTCGCCACGCCCGATCTCGACGCGATGCTCGACGATCCGGGCACCGAGCAGCGGTTCCGGCAGGCCGAGGAGGAGGCCCGCAACGGCTACCGCATGGGCGTGCACCTCGCGGAGTACCGCCCCGATCGCATCGCCGAGCCCGCGCGCTCCGAGCTGCGCAGGCGCGTCGCGGCCGCGCACGCCGAGGGCAAGAGCTTCGCGCGGCTCGACCTGTGCGGCGCCGACCTGTCGGAGATGGATCTGGTGGGCGCGGACTTCACCGACGCCTTCCTCGAGAACGCGATCCTGTCGAAGGCGAACCTCCGCGGGGCGCGGATGACGCGCGCCGTGCTCGCCGGGTCCGACCTCTCCGAGGCCGATTTCTCCGGGGCCGATCTCGCGGAGGCGAACCTCGGCGCCGCGAACGTCAAGAGCGCGAAGCTCGACGGGGTGACGCTCACGGGCGCCATCCTGAGCAAGTCCGACCTCACGGGGGCGAGCCTCGACGGCGTCACCTTCGAGCTCGCCGACCTCTCCGACGTCGTGCTCGACGGCGCGGTCCTCACGCGGACCCGCTTCGATAAGTGCATCCTGAAGGGCAACCAGCTCCGGGGCTGCGATCTGCGGGAAACGACGTTCTGCCACGCGATGCTCGTCGAGGTCGATCTGCGGTCGGCGAACTTCGCGAACGCGATCCTCGAGCACGCGACGCTGGTGCGGTGCACGCTCGACGGAGCGTCGTTCTTGAACGCGAACCTGCGCGGGATGCGCCTGGCCGAGCCGTGCTCGTTCATCGGCGCCGAGCTGCGCGGCGCGGCCATGGACAGCGCCACCCTGCGCGAGGCCGACTTCAGCCGCGCGGATTTCAGCGGCGCGACGCTCAGCTCGTCGGACATGTCGAAGTGCGTGCTGCGGGAGGCGAACCTCTACCGGGTGATCGCCAAGAACACGCTCTTCATGCGGGCCGATTTCACGGGCGCGAGCCTCGTCGCGGCGAACCTCGAGGGCGCGATCCTCCTCAAGGCCAAGCTCGGCCGTGCCGACTTCAAGGGCGCGAACCTCTTCCGCGCCGACCTGCTGCGCGCCGTCGGCGACGACAAGACGAGCTTCGTCGAGGCGAACGTGAAGCAGGTCCGCGTCTCGCCGAAGGAGACGGCCGCCGCGGGCCGGTTGACCACGGTCGACCCGACCGCGCAGCAGAAGGCCCCGACGAGCCCGGGCACGAGCCCCAAGGAGAGCGGTGGATAA
- a CDS encoding type VI secretion system Vgr family protein → MNPDDFVFAWEGASSADGPWKHLRVARFEGEEAMSRLFRYELHLLAKKGEEDPDPDALVGKRASLRIATLSEPGFKLVHGVITEAEDAFDVPEGTVYRVVLEPPLVRARYRKRCRIFLDKTLRQIVESVLVKDAGMTLKGGAMLEPPVGGPSYQPAQEQFTWRMAKAVRLDNPKARPYVVQYNESDLDFVSRLLEEEGISYHFEHDDEASLLVLSDADTGRPRVADDDVLAPGKAGRTMERFRLGGRLRAKAVHLGEHNWEKPALDVDAMAKDGAGGNLSEYAFPGGFYDSSELGQPLAQAWLDRLHTESESAVGETSSRVLSAGVIFTLEHPKERYDGEYLVTRIQVSGYQAGVLTVSGMDPNKPFVAKIECACRGRGKDVAESRFRPARLTPKPHIFGTQTAFVTAEPGASGAEINIGGPGSVGCVRVLFHWDTDATRHGKEPSSKWVRVSQPFARGGQGGIWHPRIGCEVIVEFEEGDPDRPVVTGRVYNGKNRPPRTDGTHSSLWSLSTPGGGVRNEISFEDGAGGERIYTNAGKDMTANVGNDRVENVGADALMVVGANNMEQIGGNQTVSIGGNDTLTVGGNQTETIGANQLRIIGGNRTMMIGADETRSTGANHANVVGGSLTESVGANVTETYGSTRTTSIAADWTEDYGATRDQTVAALVSQTYGGNQTTVVSGSRDITTGGMLGVLVGGNVDTQIGGSDTVDVGTLALHIAGGPILHQASSLDINMLLKVHLIGMRLSMFVVKALAIRNSSTYAGVNATAAGTTMSFTGLDIKSTKLKTSLAGANMNEDGVKLMAFGLLIHPSSVHVYT, encoded by the coding sequence ATGAATCCTGACGATTTCGTCTTTGCCTGGGAGGGCGCAAGCTCGGCCGACGGCCCGTGGAAGCACCTGCGGGTCGCGCGCTTCGAGGGCGAGGAGGCGATGAGCCGCCTCTTCCGCTACGAGCTGCACCTGCTCGCGAAGAAGGGCGAGGAAGACCCCGATCCGGACGCGCTCGTCGGCAAGCGGGCGAGCCTGCGCATCGCGACGCTCTCCGAGCCCGGCTTCAAGCTCGTGCACGGGGTCATCACCGAGGCCGAGGACGCGTTCGACGTCCCCGAGGGCACGGTGTACCGCGTCGTGCTCGAGCCGCCGCTCGTGCGCGCGCGCTACCGCAAGCGCTGCCGCATCTTCCTCGACAAGACGCTGCGCCAGATCGTGGAGAGCGTGCTCGTCAAAGACGCGGGCATGACCCTGAAAGGCGGGGCCATGCTCGAGCCGCCGGTCGGCGGGCCTTCGTATCAGCCTGCCCAGGAGCAGTTCACCTGGCGCATGGCGAAGGCGGTTCGGCTCGACAACCCCAAGGCCCGTCCGTACGTCGTGCAGTACAACGAGAGCGATCTCGACTTCGTCTCGCGGCTGCTCGAGGAGGAGGGCATCAGCTACCACTTCGAGCACGACGACGAGGCGAGCCTGCTCGTGCTGTCGGACGCCGACACCGGCAGGCCGCGCGTCGCCGACGACGACGTGCTCGCCCCGGGCAAGGCCGGCCGCACGATGGAGCGCTTCCGCCTCGGCGGGCGTCTGCGCGCGAAGGCCGTTCACCTCGGCGAGCATAACTGGGAGAAGCCCGCGCTCGACGTCGACGCGATGGCGAAGGACGGCGCGGGGGGCAATCTGTCCGAGTACGCCTTCCCGGGCGGGTTTTACGACAGCTCCGAGCTCGGCCAGCCGCTCGCGCAGGCGTGGCTCGATCGGCTGCACACCGAGTCCGAGTCGGCGGTGGGCGAGACGAGCTCGCGCGTGCTGTCGGCGGGCGTGATCTTCACGCTCGAGCACCCGAAGGAGCGCTACGACGGCGAGTACCTCGTCACGCGCATCCAGGTCTCGGGCTACCAGGCGGGCGTGTTGACGGTGTCCGGCATGGACCCGAACAAGCCCTTCGTCGCGAAGATCGAGTGCGCGTGCCGCGGCCGCGGCAAGGACGTCGCCGAGAGCCGCTTCCGGCCCGCGCGGCTGACCCCGAAGCCGCACATCTTCGGCACGCAGACGGCGTTCGTGACCGCGGAGCCCGGCGCGAGCGGCGCGGAGATCAACATCGGCGGCCCGGGCTCCGTCGGCTGCGTGCGCGTGCTCTTCCACTGGGACACGGACGCGACGAGGCACGGCAAGGAGCCCTCGAGCAAGTGGGTGCGCGTCAGCCAGCCCTTCGCGCGCGGCGGGCAGGGCGGCATCTGGCACCCGCGCATCGGCTGCGAGGTCATCGTCGAGTTCGAGGAGGGCGATCCCGATCGCCCCGTCGTGACGGGCCGCGTCTACAACGGCAAGAACCGGCCTCCGCGGACCGACGGGACGCACAGCTCGCTCTGGTCTTTGTCGACGCCGGGCGGCGGCGTGCGCAACGAGATCTCGTTCGAGGACGGCGCGGGCGGCGAGCGCATCTACACGAACGCGGGCAAGGACATGACCGCGAACGTGGGCAACGACCGCGTCGAGAACGTCGGCGCCGACGCGCTCATGGTCGTCGGCGCCAACAACATGGAGCAGATCGGCGGCAACCAGACCGTGAGCATCGGCGGCAACGACACGCTCACCGTCGGCGGCAACCAGACCGAGACCATCGGCGCCAACCAGCTCCGCATCATCGGCGGCAACCGCACGATGATGATCGGCGCGGACGAGACCCGATCGACGGGGGCAAACCACGCCAACGTCGTCGGCGGCTCCTTGACCGAGAGCGTCGGCGCCAACGTGACCGAGACCTACGGCTCGACGCGGACGACCAGCATCGCCGCCGACTGGACCGAGGACTACGGCGCGACGCGGGATCAGACCGTCGCGGCCCTCGTCTCGCAGACCTACGGCGGCAATCAGACCACGGTGGTCAGCGGCAGCCGCGACATCACGACCGGCGGGATGCTCGGCGTGCTCGTGGGCGGCAACGTCGACACGCAGATCGGCGGATCGGACACGGTCGACGTCGGCACGCTGGCCCTCCACATCGCGGGAGGCCCGATCCTGCACCAGGCTTCGAGCCTCGACATCAACATGCTCTTGAAGGTCCACCTCATCGGGATGAGGCTCAGCATGTTCGTGGTGAAGGCGCTGGCCATCCGCAACTCCAGCACCTACGCCGGGGTGAACGCGACCGCGGCGGGCACGACGATGTCGTTCACGGGCCTCGACATCAAGTCCACCAAGCTGAAGACGTCGCTCGCGGGAGCGAACATGAACGAGGACGGCGTGAAGCTCATGGCCTTCGGCCTGCTCATCCACCCCTCCAGCGTGCACGTCTACACCTGA
- a CDS encoding type VI secretion system Vgr family protein, producing the protein MSNADFELACEGVGSANPWDALRVARFSGREEISSLYRYEIIVLASPEPMDVAALVGKRATLRIATLSTPAYKAVHGVVTEAEEIAVLPEGRTLRLVLMPPWARATHRRRCRIFLEKTLREIIDAVLTGDPLVQKAGAAAPEPDLGGNDFSPAKETFAWRIEDASRLDSKRVRPFVVQYNESDFAFVSRLLEEEGIAYHVENGGDTSLLVLSDSDAGRPRLEPALVGAGIDGREVGRFFAGARLRPEAVVLGDYNWKQPGVEMVARAGGKSADLFEQVYPGGYPDEASQGKPLASALLERHKTEARFARGEGLLRVLSAGSILALEHHKARLEGEYLVTAIEVRAEQAGVLKSPAGGGMIEPFKVSFECARRGEGTSVQDSRFRPARVTPRPRILGSQTAVVTAEPSNKGAEIHVGGPNGINIGCVRLRFHWDTDGARLAKEPSSAWVRVNEPFAGSGMGGVWHPRVGTEVIVAFEEGDPDRPIVVGRVYNGDNRPHRGGSPTVSTFKSNASPGGGVHNEITFDDTAGAELIYTNAGKDMETDVGNNRFESVAANASMTVGGNDTEQIGANCTVTVGGDETVSVGGNDTSTIGGNCTVSIGANCTTNIGGSEVHVVGANQTITIGATHGEDIGGSVTETIGGTLTTNVAAAETENIGANRSTTIAGAHTQSFGATQTKDVGGNRELTCASLTTTVGASSKNDVGGKITTTVGGSHTLNAGVGAIFLTPDYTAQDGNRADVDASKIKILGLDLAIGGIQMSATGFASSMYGVNATAAGLKLSVVGSQVHVFGLLTHTNGGHIQLAGVKTRAGYIIKL; encoded by the coding sequence ATGAGCAACGCTGACTTCGAGCTCGCTTGCGAGGGCGTCGGGAGCGCCAACCCGTGGGACGCCCTGCGCGTCGCGCGGTTCTCCGGCAGGGAGGAGATCTCGTCGCTGTACCGCTACGAGATCATCGTGCTCGCGTCGCCCGAGCCGATGGACGTGGCCGCGCTCGTCGGCAAGCGCGCGACGCTGCGCATCGCCACGCTCTCGACGCCCGCCTACAAGGCCGTGCACGGCGTGGTCACCGAGGCCGAGGAGATCGCCGTCCTGCCCGAGGGCCGCACGCTGCGCCTCGTGCTCATGCCGCCGTGGGCGCGCGCGACGCACCGCAGGCGCTGCCGGATCTTCCTCGAAAAGACGCTGCGCGAGATCATCGACGCGGTCCTCACGGGCGACCCGCTCGTCCAGAAGGCGGGCGCCGCGGCCCCCGAGCCCGACCTCGGCGGCAACGACTTTTCACCCGCGAAGGAGACGTTCGCCTGGCGCATCGAGGACGCCTCGCGGCTCGACAGCAAGCGCGTCAGGCCCTTCGTCGTGCAGTACAACGAGAGCGACTTCGCGTTCGTCTCGCGCCTGCTCGAGGAGGAAGGGATCGCGTACCACGTCGAGAACGGCGGGGACACGAGCCTGCTCGTGCTGAGCGACAGCGACGCGGGCCGCCCGCGGCTCGAGCCCGCGCTCGTCGGCGCGGGGATCGACGGGCGCGAGGTGGGCCGCTTCTTCGCGGGCGCGCGCCTGCGGCCCGAGGCCGTGGTCCTCGGCGACTACAACTGGAAGCAGCCGGGCGTCGAGATGGTCGCGCGGGCCGGCGGCAAGAGCGCGGATCTGTTCGAGCAGGTCTATCCGGGCGGCTACCCCGACGAGGCGAGCCAGGGCAAGCCGCTCGCGAGCGCGCTGCTCGAGCGACACAAGACCGAGGCGCGCTTCGCCCGCGGTGAGGGGCTTTTGCGCGTGCTGTCGGCCGGGAGCATCCTCGCGCTCGAGCACCACAAGGCCCGGCTCGAGGGCGAGTACCTCGTGACGGCCATCGAGGTCCGCGCCGAGCAGGCCGGCGTGCTGAAGAGCCCGGCGGGCGGGGGCATGATCGAGCCGTTCAAGGTGAGCTTCGAGTGCGCGCGCCGCGGCGAGGGGACGTCGGTGCAGGACAGCCGCTTCCGGCCCGCGCGCGTGACGCCTCGGCCGCGCATCCTGGGATCGCAGACGGCCGTCGTGACGGCGGAGCCTTCGAACAAGGGGGCGGAGATCCACGTCGGCGGTCCGAACGGCATCAACATCGGCTGCGTGCGGCTGCGCTTCCACTGGGACACGGACGGGGCGCGGCTCGCCAAGGAGCCGTCGAGCGCGTGGGTGCGCGTGAACGAGCCCTTCGCGGGCAGCGGCATGGGCGGCGTGTGGCACCCGCGCGTCGGCACCGAGGTCATCGTCGCGTTCGAGGAGGGCGATCCCGACCGGCCGATCGTGGTCGGGCGCGTCTACAACGGCGACAACCGCCCCCACCGCGGCGGCTCGCCGACGGTGAGCACCTTCAAGTCGAACGCGAGCCCCGGCGGGGGCGTGCACAACGAGATCACGTTCGACGACACGGCCGGCGCCGAGCTCATCTACACGAACGCCGGCAAGGACATGGAGACCGACGTCGGCAACAACCGCTTCGAGTCGGTCGCGGCGAACGCGTCGATGACCGTCGGCGGCAACGACACCGAGCAGATCGGCGCCAACTGCACGGTCACGGTCGGCGGCGACGAGACGGTCTCGGTCGGCGGCAACGACACGAGCACGATCGGCGGCAACTGCACGGTCTCGATCGGCGCCAACTGCACGACGAACATCGGCGGCAGCGAGGTGCACGTGGTCGGCGCCAACCAGACGATCACCATCGGCGCGACCCACGGCGAGGACATCGGCGGCAGCGTGACCGAGACCATCGGCGGCACGCTCACCACCAACGTCGCCGCGGCCGAGACCGAGAACATCGGCGCCAACCGCTCGACGACGATCGCGGGGGCGCACACGCAGTCGTTCGGCGCGACGCAGACCAAGGACGTCGGAGGCAACCGCGAGCTGACGTGCGCCTCGCTCACGACGACCGTCGGCGCCTCGTCGAAGAACGACGTCGGCGGGAAGATCACGACCACCGTGGGCGGCAGTCACACGCTCAACGCGGGCGTCGGCGCGATCTTTCTCACGCCGGACTACACGGCCCAGGACGGCAACCGCGCCGATGTCGACGCCTCCAAGATCAAGATCCTCGGCCTCGACCTGGCGATCGGCGGCATCCAGATGAGCGCGACGGGCTTCGCGTCATCGATGTACGGCGTCAACGCCACCGCCGCGGGCCTCAAGCTGAGCGTCGTCGGCTCCCAAGTTCACGTCTTCGGTCTGCTCACGCACACCAACGGCGGGCACATCCAGCTCGCCGGGGTCAAGACGCGGGCCGGCTACATCATCAAGCTCTGA